A genomic stretch from Flavobacterium nitratireducens includes:
- a CDS encoding acyl-CoA thioesterase, protein MSLTPKHPSESLTILTDLVLPSETNHIHNLFGGELLARMDRAASIAGQRHSRCITVTASVNHVAFTKAISLGSVVTIEAKVSRAFRSSMEVYIDVWVEDRESGVKTKANEAIYTFVAVDQNGKPVEVAPIIPETELEKQRYDAALRRKQLSLVLAGKMKPSEATELKALFT, encoded by the coding sequence ATGTCTTTAACTCCTAAACATCCATCAGAATCCTTAACGATATTAACCGATTTGGTTTTGCCTAGTGAAACCAATCATATCCATAATTTATTTGGAGGAGAATTATTAGCACGAATGGATCGTGCGGCCAGTATTGCTGGTCAAAGACATTCCAGATGTATTACCGTAACAGCTTCGGTGAATCATGTGGCTTTTACTAAGGCTATTTCTTTAGGAAGTGTAGTGACTATTGAGGCAAAGGTTTCCCGCGCTTTTAGGAGCTCTATGGAAGTTTATATTGATGTTTGGGTGGAGGATAGAGAATCAGGTGTAAAGACTAAGGCAAACGAAGCGATTTACACTTTTGTGGCAGTAGATCAAAATGGAAAACCAGTAGAAGTAGCTCCTATTATCCCTGAAACCGAATTAGAAAAACAACGTTACGATGCTGCTTTAAGACGCAAACAATTGAGTTTAGTATTAGCAGGAAAAATGAAACCTAGCGAAG
- a CDS encoding DoxX family protein — translation MNNPASFLLLVFFGITFLQSSYEKLFYWQDNMTWLKGHFAKTILKNHVKLALINLVIMELISTILCFVGCIELYVNNGRIFGFYGAVFSCITLLMMLFGQRLAKDYDGARTIVIYYIPAVMAVYWLN, via the coding sequence ATGAACAATCCAGCCTCTTTTTTACTATTAGTATTTTTTGGGATTACTTTTTTACAGTCGAGTTACGAAAAATTATTTTATTGGCAAGATAACATGACTTGGTTAAAAGGGCATTTTGCAAAAACAATTTTAAAGAATCATGTTAAATTAGCTTTAATTAATTTGGTAATTATGGAGTTAATTTCAACAATTTTGTGTTTTGTGGGTTGTATCGAATTGTACGTAAATAATGGAAGAATCTTTGGTTTTTATGGTGCCGTATTTTCATGTATTACTTTATTGATGATGCTTTTTGGTCAGCGATTGGCCAAAGATTATGATGGAGCAAGAACCATCGTTATTTATTACATACCCGCAGTTATGGCGGTATATTGGTTAAACTAA